In bacterium, the genomic stretch TCTGCCACTCCCGCCTGGCCCCCGGCGGGGTGATGGCCCAGTGGCTGCCCCTTCACACCGGCACCCTTGAGGGCTATTGCGCGATCCTGGCCGCGTTCCAGGATGTGTTCCCGCACACCAGTATCTGGTTCACCAAGGACTACACCCTGCTGGTGGGGCTGCCCGACAAGCTGGAGGTTTCGTGGCCGGGTCTCAGGGCCGCCCTGGCCCAGCCCGCCCTGCGAGATGACCTGGCCCCCTGGTGCCTGGACCAGCCTCTGGAGCTGGCCGAGTGTTTCCTGACCGGCGAGGACGGGGTGCGCCGTCTGATCGGCAGCACGCGGCCCAACTCGGATGACCGTCCCTACTACCAGCTTTCGGCGACGGAGCAGGGCGGCGCCGAGGATATCCTCACCCTGCTCGACCGTTACCGCGAGCGCGAGAACGTGTTCCTGCGCGGGGTCTCGGTGGCGGAGGCCCCCGCGCTCACCGACAGCATGGAGGCGCGTTTCCAGGCCGAGCACTACATCCTGTTCCGCGACTACCCGAACGCGGACCGGGTGCTGCCCGGCCGTTGCAACGTGTCGCATTATCTGGAGGAGTACCGCGGCGAGCCGGACTACCTGGCCGCGGTGGCGGACAGCAACCCAGAATGCTACTATGTGCAGCGGCGTTCGGCCAGCGGCCTGGCCGCCCGGGGGGACTACCTTCGCGCCGCCCGTATCTTCGGGCGCATGGCCGGGCTCGACCCGGCCGACCCGGTGCTGCGCTACAACCGGGGCAACCTTCTGCTGGAGGCCGGCCAGGCCGACAGCGCGATTACGGCCTACCGCGAGGCGCTGGCCCTGGGGCGGCGGGATTCGGATATCCTGGGCCGGTTGGGACGGGCCTATCTGAAAGCAGGCCAGGCGGAGGCGGCCCTGCCGGTGCTGGATGAGGCGGTGAGCCTGGACAGCAGCAACGTGGAGGCGCTGTTCCATCTGGGCTACGCGCTCAACCGCAACGGCCGTCAGACCGAGGCCATCGCCTGCTACGAGCGCCTGGTGGCGCGCTTCCCGGACTATGTCAACGCCCTGATCAACCTGGGCTTCCTCCGTCTGGGCCAGGGCGACAACATCCGGGCCGAGACTGTCCTGAGCCGGGCCTCGCAACTGGAGCCGGGCAATTTCCAGGGCTGGTACGGCCTGGGAATGGCGCGCCTGCGCCTGGGACAGAACGCTGCGGCGGCCACGGCTTTCCGCGAGGCGCTCGAGCTGCGGCCCGGGGACACCGAGGTGCAGGGAATACTTGAAAAGATGAAATGAACTGGATCGGTACCGTACAGATGAAAAGCCAACCCAAAAGGAGTCATTATGTGGGTAAGAGCCTGTTGTGCCTGGCTGCTGTTTTCATGCAGCCTGCTATCGGCCGCGGTGGACCGCCGTATCGCGGTGGAGTGGCGGGACGGCCAGCCGCAGGGGCAAATCCTCGTGACAAAAGGCAGCCTGGACAGCCTGTGTATCATGCGGGGCAAGGGCGCGCTCAAGGGTGCGGGCGGGTTCAAGGCCACAGCCGCGGGGCCGTTCCGGATCGAGGCGCTGGTCCGCGGCTGCGACGATTCGTACGGCCAGGCGGCGACAATAGTCACTGTCAAGACCGCAGACAACCCTTTCAGCTTTTTCCTGCGCGATGCCAGCACGGATCAGCCGGTCTATATCCCCGAGTACGGCGTGGTGGTGACCGAGGCGTCGGACAGGCGCTCGTACACTGAGATAGAAACCGCGATCAAGGCGCGCGGCGGGCTGAGCAAGCTGGAGCGCCTGGCCGCGGAGCCTGAGGAGTGCTTCGACTCCGCCGCGGCCAACACCCGCAGCCTGACCTGCCAGACCTGGCTGGGGCTGAGCCGGGACATCCGTCTTTTCAGCATCGGGGACAGGCTGGAATGGATTCAGCCGCGTTTCCACGGCGATGAGGTCGCGCTGCCGGAGAACGGCGACCAGCCCTGCCGCTACAAGTTCCTGCTGGGCCGTGGCTGGGGCCCGGTGAGCCGGATCACCCGCCGTCTGGAGGATGGGGTTCTCCCCATCCTGCACGGCGCCCTGATCGATGACGACATCACGTACAACCTGACTGCGTTCGTGAGCCTCGAATCCAGCACGCTCACCGGGGAAAACCTGCGCGGCACGCATTACCTCGTGGCGGACGGTTTCGGCGCCGGGCACATGTTCACCCCGGAGCAGCAGGCCCGTTACGATGCTCTCGCGCCGGAGGAGATGAACCGTCCCGAGGAGACTGTCTTGTTCATGCGGATAGAGGCGGCGAACGCTGCTTCGGTCCCGCGCTACGCTTTCTTCCGGAATCCGGCCCCCGGACCGGCGGATGATTTTTCTTTCGCCACGGTTGCCCCGTACACTTTTGACGGGGCCGAGGGCCTGGGGGTGTTCGAGTCCGGCCGGGTGTTCGCGGTCTCGACGCTGGACGGCAAACCGTTGCGCCAGGAGCAGGCGGCGGTGGAGGTGCGGCCGGGCGGGAGCGCGGTGCTGGAGGTGCGCCTGCTGCACCGTCCCGTGTCCCGCGAGCGCGCCCTGAAACTCCGTGAAGCCTCGTTCGAGCAGCGCCACGCCGAGTGCCGCGCTTTCTGGCAGCACAAGCTCGACTCCGCCGCCCGCATCCACGTTCCCGAGCCGCGGATCGACAAGATGCTGCGGGCGGGGCTCCTGCACCTTGATCTGATCACCTACGGCCTGGAACCGGACAGCACGCTCACCGCCACCATCGGGGTCTACAGCGCGATCGGCTCGGAAAGCTCGCCCATCATACAGTTCATGGACGCCATGGGCTGGCACGAAACAGCCCGGCGGGCGCTGACCTATTTCCTGGACAAGCAGCACGACGACGGGTTCATGCAGAATTTCGGCGGCTACATGCTGGAAACCGGGGCCGCGCTGTGGAGCCTGGGGGAGCACTACCGCTACACGCGCGATGATGACTGGGTGCGGCGGATCGAGCCCAAGCTGGTCAAGGCCTGCGAATACCTGCACGCCTGGCGCGAGCGCAATATGAATGACAGCCTGCGCGGCCGGGGTTACGGCATGCTGGAGGGCAAGGTCGCCGATCCCAACGACCCGTTCCACTCGTTCATGCTCAACGGCTACGCCTATCTGGGGCTGGCCCGCGTGGCCGAGATGCTGGCCGCGGTGGACCCTAAGGAGTCGGCCAGATGGAGCCGGGAGGCCGAGGCGCTTAAAGCCGACATCCGCACGACCTTCTTCGAGTCCATGGGACGCTCCCCGGTCATCCCGCTGGGTGGCGGCGCGTGGTGCCCTACGGCTCCGCCCTGGCCCGAGCACCAGGGCCCGCTGGGCCTGTTCACTGACGGCGGCCGCTGGTTCAGCCACGGAGCGATGCAGATACGCGATGCCCTGGGGCCGCTCTACCTGGTCTATCAGGAGGTACTGGCCCCGGAGGAGACGGCCTCGACTTTCCTGGTCAATTTCAACAGCGAGATGATGACCAGCCGCAACACGGCGTTCAGCCAGCCCTACTACAGCCGCCACCCGGTGGTGCACCTGCTCCGGGGCGAGGTGAGGCCGTTCCTGAAAGCCTATTACAACACAGTGGCCAGCCTGGCCGACCGTCAGACCTACACTTTCTGGGAGCACTATTTCGGGGCCAGCCCGCACAAGACCCACGAGGAGGGCTGGTTCATGATGCAGACCCGCTGGATGCTCTGCCTGGAGAAAGGGACAGGGATCAAGCTGCTGCCGGGAGTGCCGCGCGCCTGGCTGGATCGCGGCAAGCGTATCGACCTGGAGCGTGTGGCCACCTATTTCGGCCCGCTCTCGCTGCATGTGGAGTCGGCTGCGGACCGTGACGCCGTCCACGCCGAGGTGGATTGCAGCGGCGCGCGGCGGCCGGGTTTCGTGGAGCTGCGCCTGCCGCACCCCCAGGGGCGCAAGGCGCTGCGGGTCACCGGCGGAGTCTACGACCCGCAGACCGAGACAGTCAGGATCGAGCCTTTCAGCGGCCGCGCCGAGGTGAGCGCCGAATTCTGACAGGACGGATCGGGGCGGTCTTCCTCAGCCAGGTCTTTCCCTGCGGCGCGGACTGTTTTATTATGTGCGGCAGTATCCGTCCATCGAACTCTGAGCCGCCGTCAATCCTTCGAGTCCAAGGGGGTATCCCGATGCACCGTTTCCTGCGCCGTCTGGGCCTTTTCACCGCAATTGCGCTCCTGGCCGCCGTGCTGCCCCTGGCGGCCCAGAGCTTTATCATCGACAGCCACATCCACGCCGGCAGCGACCAGCAGTGGGTGGACCGCCTGGTGAAGATCTACCACGAACACAACGCCATGGCCTGCGTGCTCACGTTTATGGAGGATTTCGACCTCATCGCCAAGGCGGCCAGGGAGCACCCGGACGTGGTTATCCCCTACGGTCGCGTGCAGCCGGATGACCCCAACGCGATCCGCGAGATAGAGAAATTCTACCAGGCCGGGTTCGTGGGGATCAAGTTCCATTCGCCGGAGGAGGACTGGGACAGCCAGAAATACTGGCAGCTCTACCGCGCCTGCGAGAATTACGGCCTGATCATGCTGTTCCACACCGGGGTCTCCAGCCGCCCGATAGAGGACAAGCCCAACCTGGGTTCCTCGATGCGCATGCGGCCTGGGTTCCTGGAAACCATCGCCCGGATCTGCCCGCGGGCCGTTATCCAGGGCGCGCATTTCGGCAACCCGTGGTACGATGAGGCGGCCGAGGTCTGCCGCTGGAGCCCCAACGTGTTCTTCGACATCACCGGTTCCACGCTGCACAAGCTGATCAAGCTGAACGACCTGGAGCGTTTCTCCAAGATCCTCTGGTGGAACGCGGGCGAGGGTGAGCAGACCATGCACA encodes the following:
- a CDS encoding amidohydrolase family protein, whose protein sequence is MHRFLRRLGLFTAIALLAAVLPLAAQSFIIDSHIHAGSDQQWVDRLVKIYHEHNAMACVLTFMEDFDLIAKAAREHPDVVIPYGRVQPDDPNAIREIEKFYQAGFVGIKFHSPEEDWDSQKYWQLYRACENYGLIMLFHTGVSSRPIEDKPNLGSSMRMRPGFLETIARICPRAVIQGAHFGNPWYDEAAEVCRWSPNVFFDITGSTLHKLIKLNDLERFSKILWWNAGEGEQTMHTLKGGPDAFEHIVFGTDEDPEGLVGNIDRFQKFLDANKVPEATRQKMWGLTIARILDIDPATKAFKHPRPFAPGTHPLFEPEKFGK